A portion of the Perognathus longimembris pacificus isolate PPM17 chromosome 20, ASM2315922v1, whole genome shotgun sequence genome contains these proteins:
- the Gmfg gene encoding glia maturation factor gamma: MSDSLVVCEVDPELKEKLRKFRFRKETDNAAIVMKVDKDRQMVVLEEEFQNISPEELKLELPERQPRFVVYSYKYVHADGRVSYPLCFIFSSPVGCKPEQQMMYAGSKNRLVQTAELTKVFEIRTTDDLTEAWLQEKLSFFR, translated from the exons ATG TCTGACTCCTTGGTGGTGTGCGAGGTGGACCCGGAGCTAAAGGAAAAGCTGAGGAAATTCCGCTTCCGAAAAGAGACAGACAATGCAGCCATCGTGA TGAAGGTGGATAAAGACCGGCAAATGGTGGTTTTGGAGGAAGAATTTCAG AATATTTCTCCAGAGGAACTGAAATTGGAGTTGCCAGAGAGACAGCCCAG GTTCGTGGTCTACAGCTACAAGTACGTGCACGCAGATGGCCGAGTGTCCTACCCTTTGTGTTTTATCTTCTCCAGTCCTGTGG GCTGCAAGCCGGAGCAGCAGATGATGTATGCTGGGAGTAAGAACAGACTGGTGCAGACTGCCGAGCTCACCAAG GTGTTTGAAATCCGCACCACTGATGACCTCACTGAGGCCTGGCTCCAAGAGAAGCTGTCTTTCTTTCGTTGA